In one Antennarius striatus isolate MH-2024 chromosome 15, ASM4005453v1, whole genome shotgun sequence genomic region, the following are encoded:
- the rpl28 gene encoding large ribosomal subunit protein eL28, with protein sequence MSSHLQWMVIRNCSSFLIKRNGQTYSTEPNNLKSRNSFRFNGLVHKKTVGVQPAADGKGVVVVLKKRAGQHKPANSYVKVTINKNSRATLNSVRHIIRKNNYRKDLRMAALRRASAILKSQKPVVVKKKRTRAAKTA encoded by the exons ATGTCGTCCCATTTGCAGTGGATGGTCATCAGGAACTGCTCCAGCTTCCTCATCAAGAGGAACGGACAGACCTACAGCACC GAGCCCAACAACCTGAAGTCCAGGAATTCCTTCCGCTTCAACGGTCTGGTGCACAAGAAGACGGTCGGCGTGCAGCCAGCTGCCGACGGCAAGGGAGTCGTCGTCGTGCTGAAGAAACGTGCAG GTCAGCACAAACCCGCCAACTCTTACGTCAAGGTCACCATCAACAAGAACTCCCGCGCCACCCTGAACAGCGTGAGGCACATCATCCGCAAGAACAACTACAGGAAGGACCTGCGTATG GCTGCCCTGCGTCGTGCCAGCGCCATTCTGAAGAGCCAGAAGCCTGTTGTGGTGAAAAAGAAACGCACCAGGGCTGCCAAGACAGCATAA
- the LOC137609010 gene encoding uncharacterized protein isoform X1, producing the protein MSRGDTLNMEDRHDDLETLGEQLYSQIYPTHREDAGKLTGMLLELPVPVLAQMVRDEAMLTAALEKALGALELDQEPSRVPCKDEDSASVSSDSLGEQLFELVEAYNTGHSQKITGMLLEQNNEAVLNLLSDPKLLEEQVTVALETLQDRSVEGADVSDSSDDTENLGEKLFSRVEELDPPHANDITGMLLEMDAAATQQLLRDRVMLQAAVLKARAALDASSGALSAPTGDEVKHTGPAGRHAGGAAPHRGGSDTS; encoded by the exons ATGTCCCGAGGTGATACATTAAACATGGAGGATCGTCATGACGACCTGGAGACTCTTGGGGAGCAACTGTACTCCCAGATTTACCCCACACACAGAGAGGATGCTGGGAAACTCACCG GGATGTTGCTGGAGCTGCCGGTGCCGGTGCTGGCTCAGATGGTTCGGGACGAGGCCATGCTGACTGCAGCTCTGGAGAAAGCGCTCGGGGCCCTGGAGCTGGATCAGGAGCCCAG CAGGGTTCCGTGTAAAGACGAGGACAGTGCGTCGGTGTCGTCCGACTCTCTGGGCGAGCAGTTGTTTGAGTTGGTTGAAGCTTACAACACCGGCCACTCCCAGAAAATCACTG GAATGCTTCTGGAACAGAACAACGAGGCCGTTTTAAATCTGTTGTCAGACCCCAAActgctggaggagcaggtgaCCGTCGCCCTGGAGACGCTTCAGGA CCGGAGCGTCGAGGGGGCGGACGTTAGCGACTCGTCTGACGACACGGAGAACCTGGGAGAGAAGCTTTTCTCCCGGGTGGAGGAGCTGGATCCTCCTCACGccaatgacatcacag GCATGCTGTTGGAGATGGACGCTGCCGCCACCCAGCAGCTGCTCAGGGACCGGGTGATGCTGCAGGCTGCGGTTCTGAAAGCACGAGCAGCTCTGGACGCCTCCAGCGGAGCGCTCTCTGCTCCAACAGGTGATGAGGTCAAACACACAGGTCCAGCTGGACGTCACGCCGGAGGAGCCGCGCCTCACCGCGGGGGGTCCGATACCAGCTAG
- the LOC137609010 gene encoding uncharacterized protein isoform X3 translates to MLLELPVPVLAQMVRDEAMLTAALEKALGALELDQEPSRVPCKDEDSASVSSDSLGEQLFELVEAYNTGHSQKITGMLLEQNNEAVLNLLSDPKLLEEQVTVALETLQDRSVEGADVSDSSDDTENLGEKLFSRVEELDPPHANDITGMLLEMDAAATQQLLRDRVMLQAAVLKARAALDASSGALSAPTGDEVKHTGPAGRHAGGAAPHRGGSDTS, encoded by the exons ATGTTGCTGGAGCTGCCGGTGCCGGTGCTGGCTCAGATGGTTCGGGACGAGGCCATGCTGACTGCAGCTCTGGAGAAAGCGCTCGGGGCCCTGGAGCTGGATCAGGAGCCCAG CAGGGTTCCGTGTAAAGACGAGGACAGTGCGTCGGTGTCGTCCGACTCTCTGGGCGAGCAGTTGTTTGAGTTGGTTGAAGCTTACAACACCGGCCACTCCCAGAAAATCACTG GAATGCTTCTGGAACAGAACAACGAGGCCGTTTTAAATCTGTTGTCAGACCCCAAActgctggaggagcaggtgaCCGTCGCCCTGGAGACGCTTCAGGA CCGGAGCGTCGAGGGGGCGGACGTTAGCGACTCGTCTGACGACACGGAGAACCTGGGAGAGAAGCTTTTCTCCCGGGTGGAGGAGCTGGATCCTCCTCACGccaatgacatcacag GCATGCTGTTGGAGATGGACGCTGCCGCCACCCAGCAGCTGCTCAGGGACCGGGTGATGCTGCAGGCTGCGGTTCTGAAAGCACGAGCAGCTCTGGACGCCTCCAGCGGAGCGCTCTCTGCTCCAACAGGTGATGAGGTCAAACACACAGGTCCAGCTGGACGTCACGCCGGAGGAGCCGCGCCTCACCGCGGGGGGTCCGATACCAGCTAG
- the LOC137609010 gene encoding uncharacterized protein isoform X2: MSRGDTLNMEDRHDDLETLGEQLYSQIYPTHREDAGKLTGMLLELPVPVLAQMVRDEAMLTAALEKALGALELDQEPRVPCKDEDSASVSSDSLGEQLFELVEAYNTGHSQKITGMLLEQNNEAVLNLLSDPKLLEEQVTVALETLQDRSVEGADVSDSSDDTENLGEKLFSRVEELDPPHANDITGMLLEMDAAATQQLLRDRVMLQAAVLKARAALDASSGALSAPTGDEVKHTGPAGRHAGGAAPHRGGSDTS, from the exons ATGTCCCGAGGTGATACATTAAACATGGAGGATCGTCATGACGACCTGGAGACTCTTGGGGAGCAACTGTACTCCCAGATTTACCCCACACACAGAGAGGATGCTGGGAAACTCACCG GGATGTTGCTGGAGCTGCCGGTGCCGGTGCTGGCTCAGATGGTTCGGGACGAGGCCATGCTGACTGCAGCTCTGGAGAAAGCGCTCGGGGCCCTGGAGCTGGATCAGGAGCCCAG GGTTCCGTGTAAAGACGAGGACAGTGCGTCGGTGTCGTCCGACTCTCTGGGCGAGCAGTTGTTTGAGTTGGTTGAAGCTTACAACACCGGCCACTCCCAGAAAATCACTG GAATGCTTCTGGAACAGAACAACGAGGCCGTTTTAAATCTGTTGTCAGACCCCAAActgctggaggagcaggtgaCCGTCGCCCTGGAGACGCTTCAGGA CCGGAGCGTCGAGGGGGCGGACGTTAGCGACTCGTCTGACGACACGGAGAACCTGGGAGAGAAGCTTTTCTCCCGGGTGGAGGAGCTGGATCCTCCTCACGccaatgacatcacag GCATGCTGTTGGAGATGGACGCTGCCGCCACCCAGCAGCTGCTCAGGGACCGGGTGATGCTGCAGGCTGCGGTTCTGAAAGCACGAGCAGCTCTGGACGCCTCCAGCGGAGCGCTCTCTGCTCCAACAGGTGATGAGGTCAAACACACAGGTCCAGCTGGACGTCACGCCGGAGGAGCCGCGCCTCACCGCGGGGGGTCCGATACCAGCTAG